Proteins encoded in a region of the Benincasa hispida cultivar B227 chromosome 2, ASM972705v1, whole genome shotgun sequence genome:
- the LOC120072313 gene encoding uncharacterized protein LOC120072313: MMHAKSDSDVTSLAPSSPRSPKRPLYYVQSPSRDSHDGDKSSTHATPAFNSPMESPSHPSYTRHSRSSSASRFSGTFRAALGRKGSRKRNDKGWPECNVIEEEGDYDDLYGDEGLTRRCQILMALLAFIFIFFLFCLIIWGASRPFKTEIKVKSMTVHNVYFGEGSDTTGVPTKLLTINCSLRITVHNPATFFGIHVSSSPINLMYSQIAVASGQLKKYYQPRQSNRIELVNLEGNKVPLYGAGASLEALDKIGNIPMMLVFEIHSRGNVVGKLVRSKHRKRVSCSLEIDSRNSKPMKIKADSCTYD, encoded by the exons ATGATGCACGCTAAATCCGATTCGGATGTTACAAGTTTAGCCCCATCGTCGCCAAGGTCGCCGAAGCGGCCTCTGTACTACGTGCAAAGCCCTTCGAGAGATTCTCACGACGGCGACAAATCTTCCACCCATGCCACTCCGGCCTTCAACAGCCCCATGGAGAGCCCTTCTCATCCCTCTTATACTCGCCACTCTCGCTCCTCGTCCGCGAGTCGGTTTTCCGGTACGTTTCGGGCCGCCCTTGGTCGGAAAGGCAGCCGGAAACGCAACGATAAGGGGTGGCCGGAGTGTAATGTGATTGAAGAAGAGGGGGACTATGATGATCTATATGGGGACGAAGGGTTAACTAGGAGATGCCAGATTTTGATGGCTCTGCTTGCgtttatttttatcttcttcttgttttgtTTGATCATTTGGGGTGCTAGCCGGCCTTTCAAAACTGAGATCAAAGTCAAG AGCATGACAGTTCATAATGTTTATTTTGGAGAAGGATCAGACACAACAGGAGTTCCAACCAAATTACTGACTATCAACTGTTCATTAAGGATTACTGTGCACAATCCTGCAACTTTCTTTGGCATTCATGTCAGTTCCTCCCCCATCAATCTAATGTATTCCCAGATTGCAGTTGCCTCTGGCCAG TTGAAGAAATACTATCAACCAAGACAGAGTAATCGAATCGAATTGGTAAATCTTGAAGGGAACAAGGTGCCATTGTATGGGGCTGGAGCTAGCCTTGAAGCCCTGGATAAAATTGGAAACATTCCTATGATGCTGGTGTTTGAAATCCATTCAAGAGGGAATGTGGTGGGGAAACTGGTAAGATCAAAGCATCGAAAGCGTGTCTCATGTTCTTTGGAGATTGACTCTCGGAACTCGAAGCCTATGAAGATTAAAGCTGATTCATGTACATATGATTGA